The Dehalococcoidia bacterium genome contains the following window.
TCGTCCGAATGAGCGCTCCTACGCGACCGCCACGCTCACTACGCCGCCCTGAAACCCGTTCTTCAGCAGCCTGCTAGAGGAGGAACATATACATGCACTGCGGAGTGATGGTCACCGGTTACAACCAGGGTGACTGGCCCCGTCTGATGGAGGAAGACTACAGCCGTCCTCCGACGGTATCGGACGCCAACAATCTGGATGACACTCTCTACATGGGTGGACTGGTCGAGCCGCTGGGGTTCGATTCGATTTGGGCGACCGAGCACTACGGCTCCGCCTATTCCATGCAACCCAACCCCCTGCAATACCTGGCCTACTGGGCAGGCCGCACGAGCCGAGTCGATGTGGGTACGGCGGTAATCGTCGCTCCATGGTGGAACCCGGTCCGGCTGGCTTCCGAGCTCTCCATGCTCGATATCCTGTTGCAGGGGAGGAGGCTCCACCTGGGCATCGGTCGTGGTATCGCGCCTCACGAATATGCGTCGCTGGGCTATCCGATCGAGCAGTCGCACAAGTACTTCTACGATGTTGTCAACGCCATCAAGGCCGCTGACGGAGCGGAGCGGTTCGAGTTCAAGGGAGAGGTCTACGATATTCCTCCGACAACCATCCGGCCACAGGCCCGCCATAAGGGTGAACTGACCAGGGACATCAAGGTCGCGTTCAACACAGAGGCATCAGCGAGAATGGCTGCCGAAAACGGTCTCGGGCAGATGTTCGTTGCAGGCGACGATGTCGACGAGATGACCAGCAAGGTGCGGCGGTTCAACGCGATCAGGAGTGAACTCGGACTCCCGCCTGACCAGCCGACCACCCTGCTGTGGATGTACTGCGCCGAGACTTCGGAGGAAGCCGAAGAGGGCTGGACCTATTTCCGCAACCAGCTAACCGCGGCCCAGCACCACTACTTCGAATGGAACAATCCAGGCTATGAGGGCATACAGGGCTACGAGGAATATCTCAAACGCCAGAGCGCCGACGTGGGTACGGCGGATGCCAGTTTCGCCGCCCGGCGCGCAACCCAGCCCATCGGTACGCCGGACGAGATCATCGAGAAGATTCGCGCGATGCAGTGGACCATCAGCCTCGAGAAAGTGGTGATCCACATGTTCTACGGCGGGATGCCGAGGGACAAGGCAGAAAAGAGTCTCCGGCTGTTCGCGAAGGAGGTCCTACCGGAAGTCCAGGCCATGCCCACGCCGTTAAATCCCAAGTCCCTGGGGTGACCTGCAGCATTACATCTCCCAGGTAGACGTTTCCGCCCGGCCCTCCTTTATGCGGGTCTGGGTACCTCCGCCGGTCCCGGCACAACCGCGGTGTGTGAGCGGACCATCAGCACGGGTTCCCCGGACTCCCTGACCACGGCTTCAGCCACGCTGCCCATCAGCAGCCGGCTCACTCCTGAACGACCGTGGCTGGCCATCGCTATCATGCTGGGCTCGGTGCCGCGGGCCACGGCTGTTATCACCGTTGACGGTCTGCCCTCGTGCACACTCATCCTGGCGTCCAGTCCCTCATCCTCAAGCCGTCTCACGATGCCGTTGAGGTACATTCTCGCCATGGCATCCATCTCTTCCCTGCTATCGGATGCGTCCTGACCGCCAGCATTGCCATCGCTGTAGATGGACTCATTCGCAGGTATTACGTGCAGCAGGACCATCTCCATATCCATACCCCGACATAGGGCGACTGCATACGGCAGAGCGGTCTCGGCAAGTTCGGAGCCGTCCAGCGGGACGATCACGGTACTGAATTTACCTTCGGCTGTCCGGTGACGCCCGGCCCGTTCCGGCGTGACTGCCAGCACAGGCACCGGCGATTCGTGCATGGTCCTGTAGGTCACGCTCCCCAGGAGACCGCTGCTCAGCACACCGCGTCCCCTGGTCGACATTGCTATGAGATCGCAGTCGGAGTCCGTAGCCATGCGGATGATGGTCTCCGACGCAGGGCCGAATCCCACCGCGCTCTCGACCGAGACTCCACTCTGCGATATTCCGCTGGCCAGCTCGTCGAGGCGGCTCCTGGCGTCGCGCTCGGCGTTCTCCTGTGACGGGCCGGAGACTGCCTCTGCGGTAGGCGACGGAGGCCCTCCCATGCCGCCGCGTATTCTGTCGAACAGCGCTCCAGGCGAGTGGTCCGGGTTGATGGCAGTGGCAAGAACCACTCCCATGTCGAGGCCCTGAGCAAGCTGAGTGACGAGGGGGATGATCCCCTCTGAAGTCTCGGTGTTGTCCAGCGGGACAAGAGCTTTCGTGAACATGCGCCTCCGCCTGGAGCGGGTCCTTGGCTTGGGTTCTAATCGTCGTCTTTGCTCTCTCTTGTGACGTTTCTGTAGGGGTGTACCCAGTTGGCAAGCGCCTGTGGATTCCGGGACTGCACCCACAGCCGGCCGCGACCTCTGAATCTCAGCAGAAGCTGATCCGAGAACAGGAACGACCGGATCGACCGGCCGCGCGTGATGTCGTAGTCCAGGCTCGGTTCCCACGCCACAGCGTATCCGTTGTCCACTGTGTACGAGCCGTCCACCTGCACCTCTTCGATGTCTCCGTATCCGGTGAAGAACAGCAGGCCGCTTCCGGACGCTCTCAGGATGAACAGTCCCTCATTGAACAGCCCTCGAAGGCCTGAGAAGTCGGAGTCTATGTCGACTCCCTGCTCCGACGCCAGGTAGGCGCTGTCCTCCATCAGTATGTCGCCGTCTCGGAGATCCACGGCTACTATGTCACCCGGCTGGCCGGGGGCGAGCCCCACGAGACCGGGAGTGTCCTGTGCCTCGAACACGTTCTGGAAGAAGCTCTCGCCGCCGAGCACGGACCTGCGCAGGCTCTTGAACACGCCGCCGCGCGCTGAGGTGGAGAGTTGAACGGAGTCGCTCATCCAGACCATGGCGCCTGACTCGGCCACGATCGACTCGCTAGGATCGATTGTCACCTCCAGCACGCTGTAGGCCGGTCGGTTCTGAATCTCGTACTTCAATTTATTCCTTCCTTGGCGGCAGCAGCCCGGCGAGACTGCGTCCCCATTCGTCAGGGTTGTGGCTCTGGACGTACAGCTTCCCGCTTCCGCTGAAGTTCAGCGTTATGCCCTCGCTTGCCAGGAACGACTGGAGACGGCTTCCGCCCGCCTTGCCCAGCGAGTACTCGAGAGAGTCCTCGAATGCCACGACGTGACCTGTGTCAACGGTTATTGCGCCGTCGAGGTCGATTTCCCGGATGGCCCCAAAGGCACTCACCAGCAGCTGGCCCATCCCATCAACTTCGAGGAAAGACAGCGACTCCCCGGAGAAGATCCCGCCAAAGCCCTGGAACTGGGTGTCCAGGCCCAGGTTCTCCGACGAGCCGACGTAGCTGCCACCGGCGCAGACCCATTTTCTGCGTCCGGTGCAGTCTATAACCGCCATGCTGCCCGGCAGCCTGGGTGCGAGGCCGACCTCGCCCTCACTCCCGTCCGTAGTCCGGTACTCGGACAGAAAGAAGCTCTCCTGGGCGAACAGCCGCCTGATGCCCGAGAGAAGCCCCCCGGACGACCTTGTTCGCGTGGTGACGTCGACGTCGACGTTGCCGGATGCGTGAAACATACTGCCGGACTCGGACATGAAGCTCTCACCGGGTCCGATCCTCACGAGAGCGACCTGGAACCCACCGCCTCCGGTTATTCTGCAGATCGCCATTTCAGGTGTCCTTTCCAAGGATTGTCAAACGTTGGTCTTGCTCCGGCAGGGTCTTTTCGCCTTCGAGTGTCATCTGACAAGTCCGTTCGTTTCGAGTGTCACCTGATTAGTCCGTTCGTGGTGAGCTTGTCGAACCATGAACGGGAGGCCCTTCGACAAGCTCAGGGTGAACAATGAGGCGAGAACGAAAAGCCCCTGCTCTTTCCGGGCTGATCACTGCGGCAGGAACGGTATGAGCCAGTTGGCGACCGAGTCCAGGGTCCTGGTCTGCAGGTACACCTTGCCGTGTCCGGTGAAGCGCATCGCCAGACCCTCGCCCGACGTCAGCGTGTTCTTGAGACCGCCCATGCCGCGTATCGAGTAGCCGACAGTGGGCTCCCACCCGACCACGTGGCCGGTATCGACGGTGAATCCGTCTTCGACGTTCCTCTCTATGAGCGCCCCGTAGGTGTTGAAGAACAGGTCGCCCTGGCCGCTGCACTCCATGGAGAAACAGTCCCTCGCCGGAGAACATCGCCTTGAGACCGCCGAACCTCGTCCTGAGATTGATTCCAGGAGTGGACGCCATGTATGCCCCACTCGTCAGGATCAGTGAGTCGTCCGCCAGAGAGCGGTGGCCAATGTGTCCCGGTACTCTCGGGGAGAGTACGACCTCGCCGCCAGCCGGGTGGGTGTACTCGCCGACGAAGAGAGACTCGCCGCCGGTCATCTTCCTGACCAACGCGCGCAGAAAGCCACCGAGCAGTCGCGCCTTCACATCGACGCCGTCCGACATCCACGCCATCGAGCCGCCTTCAGCTAGGACCGTATCGCCTGGACCAAGGCTGACGATCAGGTGGCCGTAGTCCGCGTTGCCTTCAATCTGGACATCCATCCTGTCTCCTCACGCCGGCTGCGCAAACTTCGACGTTACCTCAAGCACGTCATCGCTGCTATCGGTCGGAGATGGACGTGCCTGCAATTCCAGTATCGCACAAGAAGTTGTCGATGGCCTGTTAGAAGGCGGGGGAATCCGTACCATCCTAGTCGGCGCCGTGCTCGGGTAGGGGCAGGTTTCAAACCTGCCCCTACGGACGGTGGTTGTCGATCTCTGGATTCCGGCCTGCGCCCACGAACTTTATACAGCATCGCGGGGGGGAGACTGTGTCAGCGATCCGGGCGGGAGTCTGCTGAACCTGGCTCCACGTCAGCCGTCCTCTGAGGACTGGTATTAGATGTCCTGCGGGTACTTGCAGGCTCGGCGATGAACGTGTCTCTGAAAGCGGGCTCCAGGATCAGGTGGAGACGGAAGCTGAACACGCCCACAGCCAGCGCCGGAGTGACCATGAGCAGAAGCGAAAGCGGGACCGACAGACTGCCCAGGGTGAACAGCCTGACCAGGAATGGAAGGGTCAGCAGGAAGAGCAGACCCAGCAGAACGGTCGCCAGCCCATACTCCACCATGGTCTGCCACGTGCCGAAGGGCTGAATCTGAGGAATGTTGGTGGCGAGTCGGGCGAGATCTCCCAGCGAATGCCAGATGCGGATTGCTGACGGCGCGCTCAGTCCGGTCACAACACCCAGAATCAACAGTCCGGTGATCCCCACGGGCCACGGAAGCAGGCTTCCCAGCGCTTCAGGAGTGATATACAGCACGCCTGTCCCTGCCAGGCAGAGTAGTCCGATGATGCCGACGTTGATCAGGATCCGCGGAGCTGCTCGCCGGTCTCTCCCGTCAGGGACAGAGCCGACCAGAATATATTCACGCCGAGCCTGATAGAGAGCATTATCTTGCGCAGGGGGAGCGGAGTACGCCGATTGGCCCACCTGGTCACAGGTAGTGCGGAGCGGCTAGTCAGAGGCGCCATCACTGAGGTAATAGCCGTGCAGAGTGAAAGCACCGGACCCAGTGCCGATCCGCCCACGACGTCCGAGGGGCTCAGGCGACCTATCGCCAGCGAGAACTCACCCATCTGGGGCATCGTCATGCCCACTCGCAGGGCCTCATCGGGCCTGCGC
Protein-coding sequences here:
- a CDS encoding LLM class flavin-dependent oxidoreductase; translated protein: MHCGVMVTGYNQGDWPRLMEEDYSRPPTVSDANNLDDTLYMGGLVEPLGFDSIWATEHYGSAYSMQPNPLQYLAYWAGRTSRVDVGTAVIVAPWWNPVRLASELSMLDILLQGRRLHLGIGRGIAPHEYASLGYPIEQSHKYFYDVVNAIKAADGAERFEFKGEVYDIPPTTIRPQARHKGELTRDIKVAFNTEASARMAAENGLGQMFVAGDDVDEMTSKVRRFNAIRSELGLPPDQPTTLLWMYCAETSEEAEEGWTYFRNQLTAAQHHYFEWNNPGYEGIQGYEEYLKRQSADVGTADASFAARRATQPIGTPDEIIEKIRAMQWTISLEKVVIHMFYGGMPRDKAEKSLRLFAKEVLPEVQAMPTPLNPKSLG
- a CDS encoding universal stress protein, whose product is MFTKALVPLDNTETSEGIIPLVTQLAQGLDMGVVLATAINPDHSPGALFDRIRGGMGGPPSPTAEAVSGPSQENAERDARSRLDELASGISQSGVSVESAVGFGPASETIIRMATDSDCDLIAMSTRGRGVLSSGLLGSVTYRTMHESPVPVLAVTPERAGRHRTAEGKFSTVIVPLDGSELAETALPYAVALCRGMDMEMVLLHVIPANESIYSDGNAGGQDASDSREEMDAMARMYLNGIVRRLEDEGLDARMSVHEGRPSTVITAVARGTEPSMIAMASHGRSGVSRLLMGSVAEAVVRESGEPVLMVRSHTAVVPGPAEVPRPA
- a CDS encoding TIGR00266 family protein; the encoded protein is MKYEIQNRPAYSVLEVTIDPSESIVAESGAMVWMSDSVQLSTSARGGVFKSLRRSVLGGESFFQNVFEAQDTPGLVGLAPGQPGDIVAVDLRDGDILMEDSAYLASEQGVDIDSDFSGLRGLFNEGLFILRASGSGLLFFTGYGDIEEVQVDGSYTVDNGYAVAWEPSLDYDITRGRSIRSFLFSDQLLLRFRGRGRLWVQSRNPQALANWVHPYRNVTRESKDDD
- a CDS encoding TIGR00266 family protein, translated to MAICRITGGGGFQVALVRIGPGESFMSESGSMFHASGNVDVDVTTRTRSSGGLLSGIRRLFAQESFFLSEYRTTDGSEGEVGLAPRLPGSMAVIDCTGRRKWVCAGGSYVGSSENLGLDTQFQGFGGIFSGESLSFLEVDGMGQLLVSAFGAIREIDLDGAITVDTGHVVAFEDSLEYSLGKAGGSRLQSFLASEGITLNFSGSGKLYVQSHNPDEWGRSLAGLLPPRKE
- a CDS encoding AIM24 family protein, which codes for MECSGQGDLFFNTYGALIERNVEDGFTVDTGHVVGWEPTVGYSIRGMGGLKNTLTSGEGLAMRFTGHGKVYLQTRTLDSVANWLIPFLPQ
- a CDS encoding cation:proton antiporter, with protein sequence MVIAAAGLGLARMFKQPPVLGYLVAGMVIGDTESSHRITRMIAPVRDMFGALFFLSIGMLIDYRTLDDYLVPALVVVAVFMTGKIAANTVGSILAGRRPDEALRVGMTMPQMGEFSLAIGRLSPSDVVGGSALGPVLSLCTAITSVMAPLTSRSALPVTRWANRRTPLPLRKIMLSIRLGVNIFWSALSLTGETGEQLRGS